One segment of Triticum aestivum cultivar Chinese Spring chromosome 2A, IWGSC CS RefSeq v2.1, whole genome shotgun sequence DNA contains the following:
- the LOC123186394 gene encoding cation/H(+) antiporter 15-like, whose amino-acid sequence MASTVAPLNVDVVAVNTTTQNSNASTATKAFNPVVCYSPMMMTTNGMWQGDGVNPLEFSLPLFIVQVAVIVVTTRLLVVLLRPFRQPRVIAEILAGVVLGPSMIGRSEVWASLVFPVRSLLTLETVAHLGLLFFLFLVGLEMDVDVIRRSGDKAVLVAMAGMALPFCMGIATSFIFRHQVSRNVHQTSFLLFLGVALSVTAFPVLARILAEIKLLNSELGRTAMSAAIVNDMCAWILLALAISISEVHSTALSSLWVLLAGVTFVLFCFYAVRPLMWRLIRSIPEGDGISNTQVTLILTGVMIAGACTDAIGIHSVFGAFVYGLVIPSAPLGVTLIEKLEDFVTGLLLPLFFAMSGLRTNVRMIRDPITVGLLVLVFVMASFAKIMGTIIIAALYAMPFREGIALGFLMNTRGLVEMIVLNIGRDKQVLDDESFAVMVLVSVAMTSLVTPVVTGVYRPSRRLVGYKRRNLQRIRHDSELRMLACVHTTRNVPSVLSLLELSNPSKRSPIFIYALHIIELTGRASNMLAAAAASSSSRTSSSSALPAATEHIFNAFENYERLTGGVSIQTLAAVSPYQTMHDDVSVLAEDKHVSLIVIPFHKQQTVDGGMEPINPSIKLFNESLLATSPCSVAILVDRGLSAAAARMATEHRVALFFFGGPDDREALAYAWRMVENPGVALTILRFLPPDYRAAARSFSEASYRSAASGGMDLRGAAMSASTEGKSELQMDEEYLGEFRARNHGNPSITYADRPVTNSEETVAAIRGMDNSAHELYIVGRRPGEAGSPMTAALEDWMESPELGPIGDMLVSSDFSMAVSVLVVQQYVVVGAPMAAAVPAPSSDPVRQYVGNANQRSGAYRASTASSTRDSRWSNDTVGF is encoded by the exons ATGGCCTCCACCGTCGCGCCCCTGAACGTCGACGTGGTTGCGGTCAACACCACGACGCAGAACAGCAATGCGTCGACGGCCACCAAGGCGTTCAACCCGGTGGTGTGCTACTCGCCCATGATGATGACCACCAACGGCATGTGGCAGGGCGACGGCGTGAACCCGCTCGAGTTCTCCCTCCCGCTCTTCATCGTCCAGGTGGCCGTCATCGTCGTCACCAcccgcctcctcgtcgtcctcctccgccCCTTCCGCCAGCCCCGCGTCATCGCTGAGATCCTCGCCGGGGTCGTGCTGGGCCCGTCCATGATCGGGCGGAGCGAGGTGTGGGCCAGCCTGGTGTTTCCCGTGCGCAGCCTGCTCACGCTCGAGACGGTGGCCCACCTGGGgctgctcttcttcctcttcctcgtcggcctGGAGATGGACGTCGACGTCATCCGCCGGTCCGGGGACAAGGCGGTGCTTGTCGCCATGGCCGGCATGGCGCTGCCTTTCTGCATGGGCATCGCCACCTCCTTCATATTCCGGCACCAGGTGTCCCGGAACGTGCACCAGACCTCCTTCCTGCTCTTCCTCGGCGTCGCCCTCTCCGTCACGGCCTTCCCCGTGCTCGCCCGCATCCTCGCCGAGATCAAGCTGCTCAACTCGGAGCTCGGCCGCACCGCCATGTCCGCCGCCATCGTCAACGACATGTGCGCCTGGATCCTGCTCGCGCTTGCCATCTCCATTTCGGAGGTGCACAGCACCGCGCTGTCGTCACTCTGGGTGCTCCTCGCTGGGGTGACCTTCGTGCTCTTCTGCTTCTACGCCGTGCGCCCCTTGATGTGGCGGCTCATCCGCAGCATCCCCGAGGGCGACGGCATCAGCAACACGCAGGTCACCCTCATCCTCACGGGCGTCATGATCGCCGGCGCGTGCACCGACGCCATCGGCATCCACTCCGTCTTCGGCGCCTTCGTCTACGGGCTGGTCATCCCGAGCGCGCCGCTAGGCGTGACGCTGATCGAGAAGCTCGAGGACTTCGTCACCGGGCTCCTCCTCCCGCTCTTCTTTGCCATGAGCGGCCTCCGCACCAACGTGCGCATGATACGCGACCCCATCACCGTCGGCCTGCTGGTGCTCGTGTTCGTCATGGCCAGCTTCGCCAAGATCATGGGCACCATCATCATCGCGGCGCTCTACGCCATGCCGTTCCGCGAGGGCATCGCGCTCGGCTTCCTCATGAACACCAGGGGGCTGGTCGAGATGATCGTGCTCAACATCGGGAGGGACAAGCAGGTGCTGGACGACGAATCGTTCGCGGTGATGGTGCTGGTGTCGGTGGCGATGACGTCGCTGGTGACGCCGGTGGTGACCGGCGTGTACCGGCCGTCGCGGCGCCTCGTCGGGTACAAACGGCGGAACCTGCAGCGCATCCGGCACGACAGCGAGCTCCGCATGCTGGCCTGCGTGCACACCACCCGCAACGTGCCGTCCGTGCTGTCGCTGCTGGAGCTCTCCAACCCGTCCAAGCGCTCCCCCATCTTCATCTACGCGCTCCACATCATCGAGCTCACCGGCCGGGCCTCCAACATGCTCGCCGccgcggctgcctcctcctccagccggacaagctcgtcctccgccttgcccgccgccaCGGAGCACATCTTCAACGCCTTTGAGAACTACGAGAGGCTCACCG GAGGCGTGTCCATCCAGACGCTGGCGGCGGTGTCGCCGTACCAGACCATGCACGACGACGTGTCGGTGCTGGCCGAGGACAAGCACGTGTCGCTAATCGTGATCCCGTTCCACAAGCAGCAGACGGTGGACGGCGGCATGGAGCCCATCAACCCCTCCATCAAATTATTCAACGAGAGCCTCCTGGCCACCTCCCCGTGCTCCGTGGCCATCCTCGTGGACCGCGGCCTGAGCGCCGCCGCGGCGCGCATGGCGACGGAGCACCGCGTGGCGCTCTTCTTCTTCGGCGGGCCCGACGACCGCGAGGCGCTCGCGTACGCGTGGAGGATGGTCGAGAACCCCGGGGTCGCCCTCACCATCTTGCGGTTCCTCCCGCCGGACtaccgggcggcggcgcggtcctTCTCCGAGGCCTCCTACCggtcggcggcgtcgggcggcatGGACCTGCGCGGGGCCGCGATGAGCGCGAGCACGGAGGGCAAGAGCGAGCTGCAGATGGACGAGGAGTACCTGGGCGAGTTCCGCGCGCGCAACCACGGCAACCCCTCCATCACGTACGCGGACAGGCCGGTGACCAACAGCGAGGAGACGGTGGCAGCCATCCGGGGCATGGACAACAGCGCGCACGAGCTGTACATCGTGGGCCGGCGCCCCGGCGAGGCCGGGTCGCCCATGACGGCGGCGCTGGAGGACTGGATGGAGTCGCCGGAGCTGGGGCCCATCGGCGACATGCTCGTGTCGTCAGACTTCTCCATGGCGGTGTCGGTGCTGGTTGTGCAGCAGTACGTGGTGGTCGGGGCGCCCATGGCCGCGGCCGTGCCGGCCCCCAGCAGCGACCCGGTGCGCCAGTACGTGGGCAACGCGAACCAACGGTCCGGCGCGTACCGGGCGAGCACGGCGTCGTCGACGAGGGATAGCAGATGGTCTAATGACACCGTAGGATTCTGA